The following are encoded in a window of Amycolatopsis lexingtonensis genomic DNA:
- a CDS encoding S53 family peptidase, giving the protein MRLRAVSGLLASTTLLVTAFAAPALATPVPSTPGAGHQPSKHHFSAAARSFVGADTVQKRVAKLEAAMASLPKESTAYNATKLWNAGITGAGSTVATLVSFGDDKVKEVLDTYSKNHGLPPANVEVIQPSGPVPACTDPGVDTATCQGWGGETDLDVTMMHAMAPNAKIVVAATPVAETQGFTGLPEMMHAVDYMTEHKLVDVISMSFGTTEENFPSFDSIKTLDPALDRASKAGITMVASSGDDGPTGGYLYGPGNYPYRVASWPASDPRVTTLGGTQLHLDANGARTKADDLVNVADNGFAEGAGLSKAYARPSWQDGVKKITGSKMRSFPDISMEGVHGTSQSAPLFAGVLALAVQAKHGKLGQINPALYTKLGPAGTQAGIVDVTEGDNSQDGVTGFTAAKGFDIASGWGTVDASVFVPALAKALR; this is encoded by the coding sequence ATGAGATTGCGCGCTGTGTCCGGCTTGCTCGCGAGCACGACCCTGCTCGTGACCGCGTTCGCGGCACCGGCTCTCGCCACGCCGGTGCCGAGCACGCCGGGTGCCGGGCACCAGCCGTCGAAGCACCACTTCTCGGCGGCCGCGCGGTCGTTCGTCGGCGCCGACACCGTGCAGAAGCGTGTCGCGAAGCTCGAGGCGGCGATGGCGTCGCTGCCGAAGGAGAGCACCGCGTACAACGCGACGAAGCTGTGGAACGCCGGCATCACCGGCGCGGGCAGCACCGTGGCGACGCTGGTGTCCTTCGGCGACGACAAGGTGAAGGAGGTCCTGGACACCTACTCGAAGAACCACGGCCTCCCGCCGGCGAACGTCGAGGTGATCCAGCCGTCCGGCCCGGTGCCCGCGTGCACCGACCCCGGCGTCGACACCGCCACCTGCCAGGGCTGGGGCGGCGAGACCGACCTCGACGTCACGATGATGCACGCCATGGCGCCGAACGCGAAGATCGTCGTCGCGGCGACGCCGGTCGCCGAGACGCAGGGCTTCACCGGCCTGCCCGAGATGATGCACGCGGTCGACTACATGACCGAGCACAAGCTCGTCGACGTGATCTCGATGAGCTTCGGCACGACGGAAGAGAACTTCCCGTCGTTCGACTCGATCAAGACGCTCGACCCGGCGCTGGACCGCGCGAGCAAGGCCGGCATCACGATGGTCGCCTCCTCCGGTGACGACGGGCCGACCGGCGGCTACCTCTACGGTCCGGGCAACTACCCGTACCGCGTCGCGAGCTGGCCGGCGTCCGACCCGCGCGTCACGACGCTCGGCGGCACGCAGCTGCACCTCGACGCGAACGGCGCGCGCACCAAGGCGGACGACCTGGTGAACGTCGCCGACAACGGGTTCGCCGAGGGCGCCGGGCTGTCGAAGGCGTACGCGCGGCCGTCCTGGCAGGACGGCGTCAAGAAGATCACCGGCAGCAAGATGCGGTCGTTCCCGGACATCAGCATGGAAGGCGTGCACGGCACGTCGCAGTCCGCGCCGCTGTTCGCCGGCGTGCTCGCGCTCGCGGTGCAGGCCAAGCACGGCAAGCTCGGCCAGATCAACCCGGCGCTGTACACGAAGCTGGGCCCGGCGGGCACGCAGGCGGGCATCGTCGACGTCACCGAAGGCGACAACAGCCAGGACGGCGTCACCGGCTTCACCGCGGCCAAGGGCTTCGACATCGCCAGCGGCTGGGGCACGGTCGACGCGTCGGTCTTCGTCCCCGCACTGGCGAAAGCGCTCCGCTGA
- a CDS encoding ATP-dependent DNA ligase, whose product MLLSELVRVSAELAATRSRKAKIALLAAVLRAAEFTELATVIAYLTGQTAQDRLGAGWRTLAGLGASPAPEPAITVLEVDAALTEAAGVAAGTGSSTRRQDVLRALFVRLTEEEQQFLFRLVTGELRQGALEGVMVDAVAAAAEVPAEDVRRAFMLSGKLGVTGVAAMTGGQAALAEFRLALGTPVKPMLASPAESLEEAVAEHAEAIVEYKMDGARIQVHRQGDEVHVWTRTLREITGSVQELVELVRALPCESVVLDGETLALTDAGRPRPFQDTMSRFGSTREEQVQALLLRPYFFDCLHLDGVDLLDAPLSERNAALRKVAGAHVIPGEVGVSRAAEVLEAAMEAGHEGVMVKDLASPYAAGRRGRAWLKVKPVHTIDLVVLAAEWGHGRRTGKLSNLHLGARDPDGGPPIMVGKTFKGMTDELLAWQTTRFQEIETHRDDWTVYVRPEVVVEIELDSAQVSTRYPGGLALRFARVVRYRPDKEPADADTIDTVRGLLHGDRSEGS is encoded by the coding sequence GTGTTGCTGAGCGAGTTGGTCCGGGTGTCCGCCGAGCTGGCGGCGACGAGGTCCAGGAAGGCGAAGATCGCCCTCCTGGCCGCGGTGCTGCGCGCCGCCGAGTTCACCGAGCTGGCCACGGTGATCGCGTACCTGACCGGGCAGACGGCGCAGGACCGGCTGGGTGCGGGCTGGCGCACCCTGGCCGGGCTGGGTGCGTCGCCCGCGCCGGAGCCTGCGATCACGGTGCTGGAGGTGGACGCGGCCTTGACGGAGGCCGCGGGCGTTGCGGCGGGCACGGGCTCGTCGACCCGCAGGCAGGACGTCCTGCGGGCGCTGTTCGTCCGGCTCACCGAGGAGGAGCAGCAGTTCCTGTTCCGGCTGGTCACCGGCGAGCTGCGGCAGGGTGCGCTGGAAGGCGTGATGGTCGACGCCGTCGCGGCGGCGGCCGAGGTGCCGGCCGAGGACGTGCGGCGCGCGTTCATGCTGTCCGGGAAGCTGGGCGTCACCGGGGTCGCGGCGATGACCGGCGGGCAGGCCGCGCTGGCGGAGTTCCGGCTCGCGCTCGGGACGCCGGTCAAGCCGATGCTGGCGTCGCCGGCGGAATCGCTGGAGGAGGCCGTCGCCGAGCACGCCGAGGCGATCGTCGAGTACAAGATGGACGGTGCGCGGATCCAGGTGCACCGGCAGGGCGACGAGGTGCACGTCTGGACGCGGACGTTGCGCGAGATCACCGGCAGCGTCCAGGAGCTGGTCGAACTCGTGCGGGCACTGCCGTGCGAATCCGTGGTGCTGGACGGCGAAACGCTCGCCCTGACCGACGCGGGGCGGCCGCGGCCGTTCCAGGACACGATGAGCCGGTTCGGCAGCACGCGCGAGGAGCAGGTCCAGGCGCTGCTGCTGCGGCCGTACTTCTTCGACTGCCTGCACCTCGACGGCGTCGACCTGCTGGACGCGCCGCTGTCCGAGCGCAACGCGGCGCTGCGCAAGGTCGCCGGGGCGCACGTGATCCCCGGCGAGGTGGGTGTTTCGCGCGCCGCCGAGGTGCTGGAGGCGGCGATGGAAGCCGGGCACGAAGGGGTGATGGTCAAGGACCTCGCGTCGCCGTACGCGGCCGGGCGGCGCGGGCGGGCGTGGCTGAAGGTCAAGCCGGTGCACACGATCGACCTGGTGGTGCTCGCGGCGGAGTGGGGGCACGGCAGGCGCACGGGCAAGCTGTCCAACCTCCACCTGGGCGCACGAGACCCGGACGGCGGCCCGCCGATCATGGTGGGCAAGACGTTCAAGGGCATGACCGACGAGCTGCTCGCGTGGCAGACGACGAGGTTCCAGGAGATCGAAACCCACCGCGACGACTGGACGGTGTACGTGCGGCCCGAAGTGGTGGTGGAGATCGAGCTGGACAGCGCCCAGGTTTCGACCCGCTACCCCGGTGGCCTGGCGCTGCGGTTCGCCCGGGTCGTGCGCTACCGCCCGGACAAGGAGCCGGCCGACGCGGACACGATCGACACCGTCCGCGGCCTCCTGCACGGCGACCGGTCGGAAGGGAGCTGA
- a CDS encoding PstS family phosphate ABC transporter substrate-binding protein, with protein sequence MGVGATMQSLAEILSSDSGSLVLGIAALVAIAAPFVDRYFIRRRRMTFRVLYNSKIGLSPIDLHDGENGSAQAAPQLEQVARLLDRMSIVVIRIHNTGSFDIAPGDFEIPLSFTFGSRIVWDARVSDATDDGLRQHVRDGLEFFTRETPQRPVEAVKLARVRAWLPKRFAGLAAAEVPPEAPDWHGVRFARLSLKRKEKFKLVVVLRESDEHDGEISKEIDHHARLAAGRIKDDRKQRRFGWPVITTAVGVLLTGALLATLLVSWSRPATSAQCATGKLSVEGSSAFVPIIDSIAAEYHGQCDGAAITTRATGSVTGVRALAPVDAANKNGLAVLSDGRSGEAGPDLAAKAVAVVVYSLVVNRAAGVDKLTTQQVKDIFSGRVRNWDQLRPGPSVPIGIVGRGQESGTRKTFEQKVLGGAEDRLTSDSCRKPERDPAAATTRCERGTTAEVLTEVANVPGAIGYADVPAAKTAAARDQQVGVVQLDGHYPDVTTIGAGYRFWTVEYLYTKGVPDGESVLKRFLDYLASPTARAELQDAGYTPCVTKDGLLDPLCTRGDI encoded by the coding sequence GTGGGTGTCGGCGCGACCATGCAGTCCCTCGCCGAGATCCTGAGCTCCGACTCCGGCAGCCTCGTCCTCGGCATCGCCGCGCTGGTCGCGATCGCCGCGCCGTTCGTCGACCGCTACTTCATCCGCCGCCGCCGGATGACGTTCCGGGTGCTCTACAACTCCAAGATCGGGCTGTCCCCGATCGACCTGCACGACGGCGAAAACGGCTCCGCGCAGGCCGCCCCGCAGCTCGAACAAGTGGCGCGGCTGCTCGACCGGATGAGCATCGTCGTCATCCGGATCCACAACACCGGCAGCTTCGACATCGCGCCGGGCGACTTCGAGATCCCGCTGTCGTTCACCTTCGGCAGCCGGATCGTCTGGGACGCGCGGGTGTCCGACGCGACCGACGACGGCCTGCGCCAGCACGTCCGCGACGGCCTCGAGTTCTTCACGCGCGAGACGCCGCAGCGGCCGGTCGAAGCCGTGAAGCTGGCCCGGGTGCGCGCGTGGCTGCCGAAACGGTTCGCCGGCCTCGCCGCGGCCGAAGTACCGCCCGAGGCGCCCGACTGGCACGGCGTGCGGTTCGCGCGGCTCTCCTTGAAGCGCAAGGAGAAGTTCAAGCTGGTCGTCGTCCTGCGTGAGTCCGACGAGCACGACGGCGAGATCAGCAAGGAGATCGACCACCACGCCCGGCTCGCCGCCGGCCGCATCAAGGACGACCGCAAGCAGCGCCGGTTCGGCTGGCCGGTCATCACGACGGCGGTCGGGGTGCTGCTGACCGGCGCCCTGCTGGCCACGCTGCTCGTCTCGTGGTCCCGGCCGGCTACCTCCGCGCAGTGCGCCACCGGGAAGCTGTCGGTCGAGGGCTCGAGCGCGTTCGTCCCGATCATCGACAGCATCGCCGCCGAGTACCACGGCCAGTGCGACGGCGCCGCCATCACCACCCGCGCGACCGGCAGCGTCACCGGCGTCCGCGCGCTCGCCCCCGTCGACGCCGCGAACAAGAACGGGCTGGCGGTGCTGTCGGACGGCCGGTCCGGGGAAGCCGGACCCGACCTGGCGGCGAAGGCGGTCGCGGTGGTCGTCTACAGCCTGGTCGTCAACCGCGCGGCCGGGGTCGACAAGCTGACGACCCAGCAGGTCAAGGACATCTTCAGCGGCCGGGTGCGGAACTGGGACCAGCTGCGGCCGGGGCCGTCGGTGCCGATCGGGATCGTCGGGCGCGGGCAGGAGTCGGGCACGCGCAAGACGTTCGAGCAGAAGGTGCTCGGCGGTGCGGAAGACCGGCTGACGTCGGACTCGTGCCGCAAGCCGGAGCGCGATCCGGCCGCGGCGACCACCCGCTGCGAGCGCGGGACGACCGCCGAGGTGCTCACCGAGGTCGCGAACGTGCCGGGCGCGATCGGGTACGCCGACGTCCCGGCGGCCAAGACAGCGGCCGCCCGCGACCAGCAGGTCGGCGTCGTGCAGCTCGACGGCCACTACCCGGACGTCACGACGATCGGCGCCGGCTACCGGTTCTGGACCGTGGAGTACCTGTACACGAAGGGCGTACCGGACGGCGAGAGCGTGCTGAAGCGGTTCCTGGACTACCTGGCGAGCCCGACCGCGCGGGCCGAGCTGCAGGACGCCGGGTACACCCCCTGCGTGACCAAGGACGGGCTGCTCGACCCCCTCTGCACCAGGGGAGACATCTGA
- a CDS encoding helix-turn-helix domain-containing protein, translated as MSDAAELGAFLKARRAALDPADLGLPPGITQRRVKGLRREELAQLSGISVDYYTRLEQGRAKNVSDAVLDALARALRLNPGEEAYLRNLAAPKRRDERAPQRIRPELQQLLDAIQAPAFVFGRYMDVLAWNALGGAVAFAFADLEERNMPKLIFTDERAKDLHPEYDAVCRELVANLRAESGRHPGDPRFAQLIGELSLASEQFRKLWAEHAVREKAQGWKVLLNPVVGELRLRYETLRLPQDPDQGMVVYHAEPGSETERALGLLASWIATDERPVNTRSSSPHAG; from the coding sequence ATGAGTGACGCAGCCGAGCTGGGCGCCTTCCTGAAGGCGCGCCGCGCCGCACTGGACCCCGCCGACCTGGGCCTGCCGCCCGGGATCACGCAGCGGCGGGTGAAGGGCCTGCGCCGCGAGGAGCTGGCGCAGCTGTCCGGGATCAGCGTCGACTACTACACGCGGCTGGAGCAGGGCCGCGCGAAGAACGTCTCGGACGCGGTCCTCGACGCGCTGGCCCGCGCGCTGCGGCTCAACCCCGGTGAAGAGGCCTACCTGCGCAACCTCGCCGCGCCGAAACGCCGGGACGAGCGGGCGCCGCAGCGGATCCGGCCCGAACTGCAGCAGCTGCTCGACGCCATCCAGGCGCCCGCGTTCGTCTTCGGGCGGTACATGGACGTGCTGGCCTGGAACGCGCTCGGCGGCGCCGTCGCGTTCGCCTTCGCCGACCTCGAAGAGCGCAACATGCCGAAGCTCATCTTCACCGACGAGCGCGCGAAGGACTTGCACCCGGAGTACGACGCCGTCTGCCGCGAGCTCGTCGCGAACCTGCGCGCGGAGAGCGGCCGGCACCCCGGCGACCCGCGGTTCGCCCAGCTGATCGGCGAGCTTTCGCTGGCCAGCGAACAGTTCCGGAAGCTGTGGGCCGAGCACGCCGTGCGGGAGAAGGCGCAGGGGTGGAAGGTCCTGCTGAACCCCGTCGTCGGCGAGCTGCGGTTGCGCTACGAGACGCTGCGGCTGCCCCAGGATCCCGACCAGGGCATGGTCGTCTACCACGCCGAACCGGGGTCCGAGACCGAACGCGCGCTCGGCCTGCTGGCCAGCTGGATCGCCACCGATGAACGGCCGGTGAACACTCGGTCGTCGTCACCCCACGCCGGCTGA
- a CDS encoding aldo/keto reductase, whose translation MERRILGGTGISVSEYAFGAMMLGQWGNPDHEEGVRMLHTALDAGVNFWDTADMYSHGENEQIVGKALKGRRDEVVLATKGFFQMGADPNQGGLSRRWLTRALDDSLRRLDTDYIDLYQVHRPDPTTDIEETLSVLTDFVRAGKVRAIGSSDFPAEQIVEAQWVAEKRGLARFRAEQPPYSIFNRAIEAAVLPTAQKYGMGVLTWSPLASGWLSGRYTKPSDVDLSEGRKTLQVHKFDPALPENAVKFEAIAKLKKIADDLGRPMTHLATAFVRAHPGVTSAIIGPRTPAQLDDLLAGADLVLDDDVLDRIDEIVPPGTDLNSAEKDYTPPALADKRLRRR comes from the coding sequence ATGGAACGACGAATTCTGGGCGGCACGGGGATCTCGGTCAGCGAGTACGCGTTCGGCGCGATGATGCTCGGTCAGTGGGGCAACCCGGACCACGAAGAGGGTGTCCGGATGCTGCACACCGCGCTCGACGCGGGCGTCAACTTCTGGGACACCGCGGACATGTACAGCCACGGCGAGAACGAGCAGATCGTCGGCAAGGCGCTCAAGGGCCGCCGCGACGAGGTCGTGCTGGCCACCAAGGGCTTCTTCCAGATGGGTGCCGACCCCAACCAGGGCGGGCTGTCCCGGCGCTGGCTGACCCGGGCCCTGGACGACAGCCTGCGGCGGCTCGACACCGACTACATCGACCTCTACCAGGTCCACCGGCCCGACCCCACGACCGACATCGAGGAAACGCTTTCGGTGCTCACGGACTTCGTGCGGGCGGGCAAGGTGCGCGCGATCGGCTCGTCGGACTTCCCGGCCGAGCAGATCGTGGAAGCCCAGTGGGTGGCGGAAAAGCGCGGCCTGGCGCGGTTCCGCGCCGAGCAGCCGCCGTACTCGATCTTCAACCGCGCGATCGAGGCCGCCGTGCTGCCGACCGCGCAGAAGTACGGGATGGGCGTGCTCACCTGGAGCCCGCTCGCCAGTGGCTGGCTGTCCGGCCGGTACACCAAACCGTCCGATGTGGACCTTTCGGAGGGGCGCAAGACCCTGCAGGTGCACAAGTTCGACCCGGCGCTGCCGGAGAACGCCGTCAAGTTCGAAGCGATCGCGAAGCTGAAGAAGATCGCCGACGACCTGGGCCGGCCGATGACGCACCTCGCGACGGCGTTCGTCCGGGCGCACCCGGGCGTGACGTCGGCGATCATCGGCCCGCGCACGCCGGCGCAGCTCGACGACCTGCTGGCGGGCGCGGACCTGGTGCTCGACGACGACGTGCTGGACCGGATCGACGAGATCGTCCCGCCGGGCACGGACTTGAACTCGGCCGAGAAGGACTACACCCCGCCGGCGCTGGCGGACAAGCGCCTGCGCCGGCGGTAG
- a CDS encoding class II fumarate hydratase has translation MADQEYRIEHDTMGEVRVPADALYRAQTQRAVENFPISGRGLERAQIRALGLLKAAAARVNLKLGVLDADVANAIAAAADEVAEGAHDAHFPIDVFQTGSGTSSNMNANEVIATLASRALGKDVHPNDHVNASQSSNDTFPTTIHVAATEAVLKDVIPALEYLAGAIEVRAAEWADVVKSGRTHLMDAVPITLGQEAGAWASQVRFGVERLKSGLPRLGELPIGGTAVGSGLNAPDGFGASVAAELATVTGLPLTEARDHFEAQATQDSVVETSGHLRTIAVSLNKIANDLRWLGSGPRTGLAELALPDLQPGSSIMPGKVNPVIPEATLQVVAQVIGNDAAVAFAGAAGNFQLNVNLPVIARNVLESARLLAAVSRLLADKVFDGVKANVDRARQYAEGSPSIVTPLNKYIGYEEAAAVAKQALKELKTIREVVLERGYVKDGKLTEAQLDEALDVLRMARGGK, from the coding sequence ATGGCTGACCAGGAATACCGGATCGAACACGACACCATGGGCGAGGTCCGCGTGCCTGCCGACGCGCTCTACCGCGCGCAGACCCAGCGGGCCGTCGAGAACTTCCCCATCTCCGGCCGGGGCCTGGAGCGCGCCCAGATCCGCGCGCTCGGCCTGCTCAAGGCCGCCGCCGCCCGCGTGAACCTCAAGCTCGGCGTGCTCGACGCCGACGTCGCGAACGCCATCGCGGCCGCCGCCGACGAGGTCGCCGAGGGCGCGCACGACGCGCACTTCCCGATCGACGTCTTCCAGACCGGCTCGGGCACGTCGTCGAACATGAACGCCAACGAGGTCATCGCGACGCTCGCCTCCCGCGCACTCGGGAAGGACGTGCACCCGAACGACCACGTCAACGCGTCGCAGTCGTCGAACGACACCTTCCCGACCACCATCCACGTCGCCGCGACCGAAGCCGTGCTCAAGGACGTCATCCCGGCGCTCGAGTACCTCGCCGGCGCCATCGAGGTCCGCGCCGCCGAGTGGGCCGACGTCGTCAAGTCCGGGCGCACGCACCTCATGGACGCCGTGCCCATCACGCTCGGCCAGGAGGCCGGCGCGTGGGCGTCGCAGGTCCGCTTCGGCGTCGAGCGGCTGAAGTCGGGCCTGCCGCGGCTGGGCGAGCTGCCGATCGGCGGCACCGCCGTCGGGTCCGGCCTCAACGCGCCGGACGGCTTCGGGGCCAGCGTCGCCGCGGAACTCGCGACGGTGACCGGGCTGCCGCTGACCGAGGCCCGCGACCACTTCGAGGCGCAGGCCACGCAGGACAGCGTCGTCGAGACGTCCGGGCACCTGCGCACGATCGCCGTGTCGCTCAACAAGATCGCGAACGACCTGCGCTGGCTGGGTTCCGGCCCACGCACCGGGCTGGCCGAGCTGGCGCTGCCGGACCTGCAGCCGGGCTCGTCGATCATGCCGGGCAAGGTGAACCCGGTGATCCCGGAGGCGACGCTGCAGGTCGTCGCGCAGGTGATCGGCAACGACGCGGCCGTCGCTTTCGCGGGCGCCGCGGGCAACTTCCAGCTGAACGTCAACCTGCCGGTGATCGCGCGGAACGTCCTCGAGTCGGCGCGCCTGCTCGCGGCCGTCTCGCGGCTGCTGGCGGACAAGGTCTTCGACGGCGTGAAAGCCAACGTGGACCGCGCCCGCCAGTACGCCGAAGGTTCGCCGTCGATCGTGACACCGCTGAACAAGTACATCGGCTACGAAGAAGCCGCCGCGGTCGCGAAGCAGGCCCTGAAGGAGCTGAAGACGATCCGCGAGGTCGTCCTCGAGCGCGGGTACGTCAAGGACGGCAAGCTGACCGAAGCCCAGCTCGACGAAGCGCTCGACGTCCTCCGCATGGCCCGCGGCGGCAAGTGA
- a CDS encoding NAD(P)/FAD-dependent oxidoreductase, which yields MTEVPGDSYDLVIIGAGPTGLFAAYYAGFRGLSMAVVDSLPEPGGQVTAMYPEKMIYDVGGFAEVRGRDLVDGLVKQAAPWKPKYLLGRKAEKLETVGDGVELTLDGGETLRAGAVLITAGIGEFTPRPLPAGDGWLGRGMVHFVPSLQAHAGQHVVVVGGGDSAFDWILALHPVAASVTLVHRRAKFRAAESIVRQARELGTRIITDAEVTRFVEAPDGTLEAVDVSIKGAEDERLPANAVVAALGFTADLGPIESWGLEIDHRAIAVDSTMATARERVYAAGDVAAYPGKVKLIATGFGEAATAVNNIAVALDPDAHLFPGHSSNAE from the coding sequence ATGACTGAAGTCCCTGGGGATTCGTACGACCTCGTGATCATCGGCGCGGGCCCGACCGGCCTGTTCGCCGCCTACTACGCCGGGTTCCGCGGCCTCTCGATGGCGGTGGTCGATTCGCTGCCCGAGCCCGGCGGCCAGGTCACCGCGATGTACCCCGAGAAGATGATCTACGACGTCGGCGGGTTCGCCGAGGTCCGCGGGCGCGACCTCGTCGACGGGCTGGTCAAGCAGGCCGCGCCGTGGAAGCCGAAGTACCTCCTCGGGCGCAAGGCCGAGAAGCTGGAGACGGTCGGCGACGGCGTCGAGCTGACCTTGGACGGCGGCGAAACCCTGCGCGCGGGCGCCGTGCTGATCACCGCGGGCATCGGCGAGTTCACCCCGCGGCCGCTGCCCGCCGGCGACGGCTGGCTCGGGCGCGGCATGGTCCACTTCGTCCCGTCGCTGCAGGCGCACGCCGGGCAGCACGTCGTGGTCGTCGGCGGCGGGGACTCGGCGTTCGACTGGATCCTCGCGCTGCACCCGGTTGCCGCGAGCGTCACCCTCGTGCACCGCCGCGCCAAGTTCCGCGCCGCCGAGTCCATCGTCCGGCAGGCGCGCGAGCTCGGGACCCGGATCATCACCGACGCCGAGGTCACGCGGTTCGTCGAAGCTCCCGATGGGACGCTCGAAGCGGTCGACGTCTCGATCAAGGGCGCGGAAGACGAGCGGCTGCCGGCCAACGCCGTCGTCGCGGCGCTCGGGTTCACCGCCGACCTCGGGCCGATCGAGAGCTGGGGGCTGGAGATCGACCACCGCGCCATCGCCGTCGACTCGACCATGGCGACCGCGCGCGAACGCGTCTACGCCGCCGGCGACGTCGCCGCGTACCCCGGGAAGGTCAAGCTGATCGCGACCGGTTTCGGCGAGGCCGCGACGGCCGTCAACAACATCGCCGTCGCGCTCGACCCGGACGCCCACCTGTTCCCCGGGCATTCGAGCAACGCCGAGTAG
- a CDS encoding S1 family peptidase, with the protein MPRRLLVLLVLVFALVPATASADPAIVGGGDADQPYPFAVSLHSSTGKLFCAGALIAPTWVVTAAHCAFDKSPSAVSVRAGTNDSGDGGEVAKLAGIVVNPAFDTQSPAGDIALLRLAAPVKAAPIGLATAAAPGTATRILGWGQTCPKPNCGQIPKTLQQLDTHIVEGAKCTSVFDGTAELCTDNPGGKSGACFGDSGGPEIVRDGDHWSLAGVTSRPGNDSPECATAPSIYTSAVAYAPWIAEKTKA; encoded by the coding sequence GTGCCCAGGCGACTGCTGGTCCTGCTGGTTCTGGTGTTCGCCCTGGTCCCCGCCACCGCGTCGGCCGACCCCGCCATCGTCGGGGGCGGCGACGCCGACCAGCCGTACCCGTTCGCGGTGTCGCTGCACTCCTCGACGGGGAAGCTGTTCTGCGCCGGCGCGCTGATCGCCCCCACCTGGGTGGTCACCGCCGCGCACTGCGCGTTCGACAAGTCCCCGTCCGCGGTGTCGGTGCGGGCCGGCACGAACGACTCCGGTGACGGCGGCGAGGTCGCCAAGCTCGCCGGCATCGTCGTGAACCCGGCCTTCGACACCCAGAGCCCGGCGGGCGACATCGCGCTGCTGCGGCTGGCGGCGCCGGTGAAGGCGGCGCCGATCGGGCTGGCGACGGCGGCGGCGCCCGGCACGGCGACCCGCATCCTCGGCTGGGGCCAGACGTGCCCGAAGCCGAACTGCGGCCAGATCCCGAAGACGCTGCAGCAGCTCGACACGCACATCGTCGAAGGCGCGAAGTGCACGTCGGTGTTCGACGGCACGGCCGAGCTGTGCACGGACAACCCGGGTGGCAAGTCCGGGGCGTGCTTCGGCGATTCCGGCGGCCCAGAAATCGTCCGCGACGGCGACCACTGGTCGCTCGCCGGTGTCACCAGCCGGCCGGGCAACGACAGCCCGGAATGCGCGACGGCGCCGTCGATCTACACGTCCGCGGTCGCCTACGCGCCGTGGATCGCGGAGAAGACGAAGGCCTGA
- the glpX gene encoding class II fructose-bisphosphatase, translating into MSTEPRRREAPDRNLAMELVRVTEAAAMAAGRWVGRGDKIGGDGAAVDAMRQLVSTVSMRGVVVIGEGEKDEAPMLFNGEEVGNGDGPACDVAVDPVDGTTLMAKGMPNALAVLAVAERGAMFDPSAVFYMEKLAVGPEAAGKVELGAPIAENIRRVAKAKNSSVGDVTVCILDRPRHEQIIKEVREAGARIRFISDGDVAGAIAAARPTTGVDMLIGIGGTPEGIIAACAMKCLGGELQGRLWPKDDAEREKAIAAGHDLDRVLLNDDLVRGDNVFFCATGVTDGDLLRGVHYREGGATTQSIVMRSKSGTVRMIDGYHRLTKLRAYSSVNFDGHLDAPDDDVVPPLP; encoded by the coding sequence ATGTCCACCGAGCCGCGTCGTCGTGAAGCACCCGACCGCAACCTCGCGATGGAGCTGGTCCGGGTGACCGAAGCCGCCGCCATGGCCGCCGGTCGCTGGGTCGGCCGCGGCGACAAGATCGGCGGGGACGGCGCGGCCGTCGACGCGATGCGCCAACTGGTGTCGACCGTGTCGATGCGCGGCGTCGTGGTGATCGGCGAGGGCGAGAAGGACGAAGCCCCGATGCTGTTCAACGGCGAAGAGGTCGGCAACGGCGACGGGCCGGCCTGCGACGTCGCGGTGGACCCGGTCGACGGCACCACGCTGATGGCCAAGGGCATGCCGAACGCGCTCGCGGTCCTCGCGGTCGCCGAGCGCGGCGCGATGTTCGACCCGTCCGCGGTGTTCTACATGGAGAAGCTGGCCGTCGGGCCGGAGGCGGCGGGCAAGGTCGAGCTGGGCGCGCCGATCGCGGAGAACATCCGCCGCGTCGCCAAGGCGAAGAACAGCAGCGTCGGCGACGTCACCGTGTGCATCCTGGACCGCCCGCGCCACGAGCAGATCATCAAGGAGGTCCGCGAGGCAGGCGCGCGGATCCGCTTCATCTCCGACGGCGACGTCGCGGGCGCGATCGCCGCGGCCCGCCCGACCACCGGCGTCGACATGCTGATCGGCATCGGCGGCACCCCCGAGGGCATCATCGCGGCCTGCGCCATGAAGTGCCTCGGCGGCGAGCTGCAGGGCCGGCTGTGGCCGAAGGACGACGCCGAGCGCGAGAAGGCCATCGCCGCCGGTCACGACCTGGACCGCGTGCTGCTGAACGACGACCTCGTGCGCGGCGACAACGTCTTCTTCTGCGCCACCGGCGTCACCGACGGCGACCTGCTGCGCGGCGTCCACTACCGCGAGGGCGGGGCGACGACGCAGTCCATCGTGATGCGGTCCAAGTCCGGGACCGTCAGAATGATCGACGGTTACCACCGGCTGACCAAGCTGCGGGCGTACTCCTCGGTCAACTTCGACGGCCACCTGGACGCGCCCGACGACGACGTCGTGCCCCCGCTGCCGTAA